CTGATGTAATCATCAATTTCTTGATCATTGTATTCATCAGGCATATTCATCATTTCCAAATCAGCCAATAAATTCTTATCATCATTATCCAATACATTCATAAAATCAGAAATATTAATCTCTTCTTCTACATCATCTGATTCGACATAAGATAATAAATTGTCAAAAATACGTTGGTAACTTTGATGAACAAATTGGAAGCCATCACCTTTAAGATTGACTCGTACCTCCGGAAAATTAATTGCCCAATACAAAAGATATCTTTCGGATTTTTCCAAGCGATCATATTTAGGCTTGACGCTTGAGGTAACTTGGTCAAGCGCTTTTTGTTGAATGTTCTTGTAATTGTTAGCTGGCTCTTTAATAGCCAATTGTCGACGTAAAGTATCAAGTTCTTTGTTGATGGCTTCTTTGGATACTCCCATCTCATCGGCAACTCGACTAACATACATATCAACTTCAACGGGTGACTGTAATTTAACTATTTCATGCAATGACTGATTTAAAAATTCTAACTGATCATGTTCGTTATTTAGATTATAATTACGCTTGAAATAATTCAAAATAAACGAAATAGGTGTTTGAACTCCATTGTTAGTTAAATTTTGAAATTTCTCTGCGCCTTCACTACGGATATATTCATCAGGATCCTTCTTATCAGGAATACTGATTACTCCATAGGTAAAACGATCATCATTCAATTGCGTCAACGCCCGATAAGTTGCCTCGACACCAGGATCATCGCCATCGTAACAAACATTGATTTGATTAGTTAAACGACTTAAAGTATATAACTGATCATCGGTCAAACTAGTACCCATCGAAGCGACACCATTAGTCACTCCAGCTTTATAGGCACTGATGACATCCATGAATCCTTCAAATAAAATAACATTGCTCTTTTCACGAATCTCCTTTTTGGCATTACTCAAATTGAATAACGTTTTTCCCTTATTAAAGATTGACGTTTCAGGACTGTTTAAATATTTAGCTGTGGAAGCATTTTTATCCAAAACACGCCCTGAGAAAGCAACTATATTACCAGATTCATCAGTTATCGGAATCATTACCCGATCACGGAATCGATCGAATAATTGACCCTCTTGATTTTCAGCGAATAGTCCTGACTTTCTCAAAACATCTTCACTGACATCACGACCTTTAAAAAACTGTAATAAAAGGTCGTTATTACTTGGTGCATAACCGATATTAAAGGTTTCAATTAAATCATTACCTAAATCACGATTATTGAGATACTTCAAAGCCTGCGTACCATTTTCCGTTTTCAGCAAAATGTGACTATACAGCTTGGCTGCATCAGAATACATTTTTAATAAAACTCGACTATCTGAATTCTGATACTGAGTAGTTGCTTGATACTGATCAGGTACAGGAATATTTCCCATCTGTGCAACTTCAATTACAGACTCCGGAAATGACTTGCTTTCGATTTCCATGATGAACTTAAAAACATT
This sequence is a window from Companilactobacillus alimentarius DSM 20249. Protein-coding genes within it:
- the dnaG gene encoding DNA primase, producing the protein MATRIPQEFIDEVTSKTNIVDVVSKYVQLKKSGKNLFGLCPFHEERTPSFSVAEDKQIFHCFSCGRGGNVFKFIMEIESKSFPESVIEVAQMGNIPVPDQYQATTQYQNSDSRVLLKMYSDAAKLYSHILLKTENGTQALKYLNNRDLGNDLIETFNIGYAPSNNDLLLQFFKGRDVSEDVLRKSGLFAENQEGQLFDRFRDRVMIPITDESGNIVAFSGRVLDKNASTAKYLNSPETSIFNKGKTLFNLSNAKKEIREKSNVILFEGFMDVISAYKAGVTNGVASMGTSLTDDQLYTLSRLTNQINVCYDGDDPGVEATYRALTQLNDDRFTYGVISIPDKKDPDEYIRSEGAEKFQNLTNNGVQTPISFILNYFKRNYNLNNEHDQLEFLNQSLHEIVKLQSPVEVDMYVSRVADEMGVSKEAINKELDTLRRQLAIKEPANNYKNIQQKALDQVTSSVKPKYDRLEKSERYLLYWAINFPEVRVNLKGDGFQFVHQSYQRIFDNLLSYVESDDVEEEINISDFMNVLDNDDKNLLADLEMMNMPDEYNDQEIDDYISNIKNSSLEDQIKEINQQLKKAAMVGDNKLQLDLTKQLINVRRILSN